From the genome of Anopheles funestus chromosome 2RL, idAnoFuneDA-416_04, whole genome shotgun sequence:
acacaTTTTAAATAGTATTTGTATGCTTTTGATGGATAGAAGATAGAGCTTTTAATGGTGCCATAGgttgaataaaaatagaatcGTCTCTCTGATCGCGTGTGTTCTGAAACATGTTCTACGGAACGGAGGGATGTGCAAGATTTCCCAATCGATTTCGCTCAGTGTGTTCAAGGATGTTGACGCTTAAGTATCTTTCCATAAGACCGTACTTCGAAACGCCCCAAGAAGCTAACGAATGGGATAAGGTGAAGTGTTGTGCTTGATAGACATCTTGTTCCAatacaaaaagggaaaccggCACAAATTACAATATCGATCACTTTTCTTGACTTTCAGCTTCAAAAGATGATCGTAACTGTGAAACAATTTCACGACGATTTTGACCGTATCGTCCTGCACAAGGATGTTTACCGCACGTTCTTTTACTACTACCTGCAAGAGATTCGGTACCGCATCATAcaaattttgatgaatttcgCTAAAATTGAGTGGTGTGAACCAAAGCCGGCCACCGTCGCGACCGACCCGTACGGATTTCCAATGCCCGAGCCgccaaagaaaagcaaaaagaaaaaggacgaAGAACCGGAAGAGATTCCCGACTACACTATCCGCGTCAAGGGCTACAGGGAAAAGTTTCCGCTCGTGTGTTGTGACGATCAGTTTCGAACGCTGGCTGCCTTAAGGTTACATTACTACGCGGTACACGATAAAACGTACCTAATGGTAGCCAACACGTGTGAGGTAAGTGTATACACGATGAGATGCCACTGTATTGTTCTTTTAATGCCCTTGCATTGGTTTAATGTGCGCTTTTAAACTCCCAGATGAAAGCGGCACTGTTGCGGATGGTGGTCTTTCGCCGGATGCTGGATGAATGGCTCGCATCGGGCATCGCGTCGAATAACGGACTGTGCTTTTATTTGACTAAAATTCTCCGAAGAATTATCTCTATCATACGCTATTAGGTGATCGCTTAGAAAAATCGTACAAAAATACAGTACCATGTTATTAGcgatttattgaaaataattactgTCAAGGGTAGGTTAACaacattaaagaaaataaaaactaaaactccAATGTATGATCCAACCGCCTCAATATCCTTCGCAAGTTCAGCAAAAGCTCACAGCTTGATTCCTGTCCGTCCAATAGATAATCTTTGAGATGTCGTTCGAAGAAAGCAATTTTTGTCAACGACATTTTAAGCTGTTGAAAGAAATGGCTTGTCAGTAACAGAACACAGTAACGTTC
Proteins encoded in this window:
- the LOC125762741 gene encoding uncharacterized protein LOC125762741, encoding MFYGTEGCARFPNRFRSVCSRMLTLKYLSIRPYFETPQEANEWDKLQKMIVTVKQFHDDFDRIVLHKDVYRTFFYYYLQEIRYRIIQILMNFAKIEWCEPKPATVATDPYGFPMPEPPKKSKKKKDEEPEEIPDYTIRVKGYREKFPLVCCDDQFRTLAALRLHYYAVHDKTYLMVANTCEMKAALLRMVVFRRMLDEWLASGIASNNGLCFYLTKILRRIISIIRY